Proteins encoded by one window of Polaribacter haliotis:
- a CDS encoding HYC_CC_PP family protein has product MTKFSHKILAVLMSFVVLFSTTSFAITKHFCGDTLVDTSVFSQASTCGMESQETTVSDCSTVKKDCCTDEQLLVDGQDEIQLQVDNITFNQELFIASFIYTYINLFEGLENNGSSFEDYKPPLVIEELYKVDETYLI; this is encoded by the coding sequence ATGACAAAGTTTTCTCATAAAATATTAGCTGTTTTAATGTCGTTTGTAGTTTTATTTTCTACAACGTCATTTGCTATCACAAAACATTTTTGTGGGGATACTCTTGTAGATACTTCTGTTTTTAGCCAAGCTTCCACTTGTGGAATGGAAAGTCAAGAAACTACTGTTTCAGATTGTTCAACCGTAAAGAAAGATTGTTGTACTGATGAACAATTGTTAGTTGATGGTCAAGATGAAATACAATTACAAGTTGATAATATTACTTTTAATCAAGAATTATTTATCGCTTCATTTATTTATACTTACATAAATCTTTTTGAAGGTTTAGAAAATAATGGATCTTCTTTTGAAGATTACAAACCACCACTCGTCATAGAAGAACTTTACAAAGTTGACGAGACTTATTTAATTTGA
- a CDS encoding aminotransferase class V-fold PLP-dependent enzyme — MDLEKYFSQFRKNIVGIDQKFTSPYGEQDLIYTDWTASGRLYLPLEEKMLHKFGPFVANTHTETSTTGAAMTLAYHEARKIIKKHVNANENDVLITSGSGMTGVVNKFQRILGLKVSENLKEYTTIPEDLKPIVFVSHMEHHSNQTSWLETIADVEVVPCNNEGLVCIESFEKCIKKHEHRKIKIASITSCSNVTGIKTAYHKVAKLIHSYNGLCFVDFACCAPYVDINMHPEEEDEYLDAIFFSPHKFLGGPGTSGVLVFNKKLYKNTIPDNPGGGTVSYTNPWGQHDYFDDVETREDGGTPAFLQTIRIALAIQLKEEMGTDNIKNRENEINKVIFKTLENLEGVKILAPNNKERLSIFSFYFEKYHFNLVVKLLNDRFGIQTRGGCSCAGTYGHFLLNVDQETSNRIKDQILHGCNTDKPGWVRLSVHPTITNKEVEFICNSLEELSKNIENWSQDYEYHPIKNDYAHKTVASIEHQLVNDWFYKN; from the coding sequence ATGGATTTAGAAAAGTATTTTAGTCAGTTTAGAAAAAACATAGTAGGTATAGATCAAAAATTTACATCTCCATATGGAGAACAAGATTTAATTTATACAGATTGGACAGCCAGTGGAAGATTGTATTTACCATTGGAAGAAAAAATGCTTCATAAATTCGGACCTTTTGTAGCGAATACACATACAGAAACATCTACTACTGGTGCAGCAATGACGTTGGCGTATCACGAAGCAAGAAAAATTATAAAAAAACATGTAAATGCCAATGAGAATGATGTTTTAATAACATCTGGTTCTGGTATGACAGGAGTTGTAAATAAGTTTCAACGTATTTTAGGATTAAAAGTTTCCGAGAATTTAAAAGAGTATACAACGATTCCAGAAGACTTAAAACCTATTGTTTTTGTTAGCCATATGGAACACCATTCTAACCAAACTTCTTGGTTAGAAACCATTGCAGATGTAGAAGTTGTGCCATGTAATAACGAAGGTTTGGTGTGTATAGAAAGCTTCGAAAAATGTATTAAAAAACACGAACATCGTAAAATTAAAATAGCTTCAATTACTTCTTGCTCTAATGTTACAGGAATTAAAACTGCATATCATAAAGTTGCAAAACTAATTCACAGTTATAATGGTTTGTGTTTTGTAGATTTTGCTTGTTGTGCTCCTTATGTAGATATTAATATGCATCCAGAAGAAGAGGATGAGTATTTAGATGCAATTTTCTTTTCTCCACATAAATTTTTGGGAGGACCAGGAACTTCTGGAGTTTTAGTTTTTAATAAAAAATTATACAAAAATACAATTCCAGATAATCCAGGAGGAGGAACCGTAAGCTACACAAATCCTTGGGGTCAACACGATTATTTCGACGATGTAGAAACCAGAGAAGATGGTGGAACTCCTGCTTTTTTACAAACAATTAGAATCGCTTTGGCAATTCAATTGAAAGAAGAAATGGGTACCGATAATATTAAAAATAGAGAAAATGAAATTAATAAAGTTATTTTTAAAACTTTAGAAAATCTTGAAGGAGTTAAAATTTTAGCACCAAATAATAAAGAAAGATTAAGTATATTTTCTTTTTATTTTGAAAAGTATCACTTTAATTTAGTGGTAAAATTATTAAACGATCGTTTTGGGATTCAAACCAGAGGTGGTTGTTCTTGTGCAGGAACATATGGGCATTTTTTATTAAATGTAGATCAAGAAACTTCAAACAGAATAAAAGACCAAATTTTGCATGGTTGTAATACAGATAAACCAGGTTGGGTTCGCTTATCTGTACATCCTACAATTACAAATAAAGAAGTTGAGTTTATATGTAACTCCTTAGAGGAATTATCTAAAAACATCGAAAACTGGTCTCAAGATTACGAATACCATCCAATTAAAAACGATTATGCACACAAAACTGTAGCTTCAATCGAACATCAATTAGTAAACGATTGGTTTTATAAAAATTAG
- a CDS encoding TolC family protein: MKNIGEIFRKVFILCSLFFFLKGNAQELQSYIEQAMENNPTIQKFELQYNIASEKMNEVNTIPNTEFGAGYFVSEPETRTGAQRFKISVKQMLPWFGTISSRENYVSSMADAKYEDIVIAKRKLITSVSQSYYNLYENKAKQKVLEQNIKLLKTYEKLALTSVEVGKASAVDVLRLQMRQNEMAELLSVLNQQFLTEQTTFNKLLNRDKTVTVNVINELNIPSENFEINVENLAVHPELLKYDKIYQSVEKSELLNQKENNPMIGFGFDYVNVAERPNMSFTDNGKDILMPMVSISIPIFNNSYKSKTRQNQLQQQEILAQKQERKNRLETILDQAINNRISSRISYRTQTKNLKQAKNAEEVLIKSYETGTIDFNDVLDIQELQLKFEMNQIKSIKNYYLQTTIINYLIQ; encoded by the coding sequence ATGAAAAATATAGGTGAAATATTCAGGAAAGTCTTTATTCTTTGCTCTTTATTCTTTTTTCTAAAAGGAAACGCACAAGAACTGCAAAGCTATATAGAGCAAGCAATGGAAAACAATCCTACAATTCAAAAATTTGAATTACAATATAATATTGCTTCCGAAAAAATGAACGAAGTAAACACAATTCCGAATACGGAATTTGGTGCAGGATATTTTGTAAGTGAACCAGAAACAAGAACAGGAGCACAACGTTTTAAAATTTCAGTAAAACAAATGTTGCCTTGGTTTGGCACCATTTCTTCAAGAGAAAATTATGTTTCTTCAATGGCAGATGCTAAATATGAAGATATTGTAATTGCAAAACGAAAACTAATCACTTCTGTTTCGCAATCTTATTATAATTTATATGAGAATAAAGCGAAACAAAAAGTTTTAGAGCAGAATATAAAACTACTTAAAACCTATGAAAAATTAGCACTAACATCTGTTGAAGTTGGCAAAGCATCTGCTGTAGATGTTTTACGATTGCAAATGAGACAGAATGAAATGGCGGAATTATTATCGGTTTTAAATCAGCAGTTTTTAACAGAACAAACTACGTTTAATAAGTTATTGAATCGTGATAAAACTGTTACAGTAAATGTGATAAATGAGTTGAATATTCCTTCAGAAAATTTCGAAATAAATGTAGAAAATTTAGCAGTACATCCAGAATTATTGAAGTATGATAAAATTTATCAATCTGTGGAAAAATCAGAATTATTGAATCAGAAAGAAAATAACCCAATGATTGGTTTTGGTTTCGATTATGTAAATGTTGCAGAACGACCTAATATGAGTTTTACAGACAATGGTAAAGACATTTTAATGCCAATGGTTTCTATTTCTATTCCTATTTTCAATAATAGTTACAAATCGAAAACCAGACAAAATCAATTGCAACAACAAGAGATTTTAGCGCAAAAACAAGAACGTAAAAACAGATTAGAAACGATTTTAGACCAAGCAATAAATAACCGGATTTCTTCAAGAATAAGTTATAGAACGCAAACTAAAAATCTAAAGCAAGCGAAGAATGCTGAAGAAGTTTTAATAAAAAGTTACGAGACAGGAACCATCGATTTTAATGACGTTTTAGATATTCAAGAATTGCAATTGAAGTTTGAAATGAATCAAATTAAATCGATAAAAAACTACTATTTACAAACCACGATTATTAATTATTTAATTCAATAA
- the glmM gene encoding phosphoglucosamine mutase gives MTLIKSISGIRGTIGGKTADNLTPIDAVKFASAYGAFIKARNNNKKDIKVVIGRDARISGKMISSLVANTLVGLGIDVVDLGLSTTPTVEVAVPMENANGGIILTASHNPKQWNALKLLNEKGEFLNGAEGEKILELAESEDFSFAEVDDLGNYSKDSSYLQKHVQAVLDLELVDVEAIKNANFKVVVDGVNSTGGIFIPALLKELNVECIELYCTPNGQFPHNPEPLKEHLTDISNLVVKEKADFGIVVDPDVDRLAIVSEDGSMFGEEYTLVACADYVLGKLGGGNTVSNLSSSRALRDVTQKHGGTYTASAVGEVNVVIKMKETNTVIGGEGNGGIIYPASHYGRDSLVGVALFLSHLANNKMSCKELRDSYPSYFMSKNKIQLTPEIDVDNILETMASKYANEDVNTIDGVKIDFADEWIHLRKSNTEPIIRIYTEAKSQQAADDLAVRFINEIKEIIA, from the coding sequence ATGACATTAATCAAATCAATTTCAGGAATTAGAGGAACTATTGGTGGAAAAACTGCTGATAACTTAACACCAATAGACGCAGTAAAATTTGCATCAGCATATGGCGCATTTATAAAAGCAAGAAACAATAATAAGAAAGATATTAAAGTTGTTATTGGAAGAGATGCACGTATTTCTGGAAAAATGATTTCGAGTTTGGTTGCCAATACTTTGGTTGGTTTAGGAATAGATGTTGTAGATTTAGGACTATCAACCACACCAACAGTAGAAGTTGCTGTACCAATGGAAAATGCAAATGGAGGAATTATTCTAACAGCATCTCACAATCCAAAACAGTGGAATGCTTTAAAATTATTAAACGAGAAAGGAGAATTTTTAAATGGAGCAGAAGGAGAAAAAATTCTTGAATTAGCAGAAAGCGAAGATTTTTCTTTTGCAGAAGTAGACGATTTAGGAAACTATTCTAAAGACAGTTCTTATTTACAAAAACACGTTCAAGCAGTTTTAGATTTAGAATTGGTAGATGTAGAAGCTATTAAAAATGCAAACTTTAAAGTTGTTGTAGATGGCGTAAATTCCACAGGAGGAATTTTTATTCCTGCTTTATTAAAAGAATTAAATGTAGAATGTATTGAATTATATTGTACACCAAATGGACAATTTCCACACAATCCAGAACCTTTAAAAGAACACTTAACAGACATATCTAATTTAGTTGTAAAAGAAAAAGCAGATTTCGGAATTGTAGTCGACCCAGATGTAGATCGTTTGGCAATTGTTTCCGAAGATGGTTCTATGTTTGGCGAAGAATATACATTAGTTGCTTGTGCAGATTATGTTTTAGGAAAATTAGGGGGTGGAAACACGGTTTCTAATTTATCGTCTTCAAGAGCATTAAGAGATGTTACTCAAAAACATGGTGGAACTTATACTGCATCTGCAGTTGGTGAAGTAAATGTTGTTATTAAAATGAAAGAAACCAACACTGTAATTGGTGGAGAAGGAAATGGAGGAATTATTTATCCAGCTTCTCATTATGGTCGTGATTCTTTGGTGGGTGTTGCTTTATTTTTATCGCATTTAGCAAATAATAAAATGTCTTGTAAAGAATTAAGAGATTCATATCCTAGTTATTTTATGAGTAAAAATAAGATTCAATTAACGCCAGAAATAGACGTGGATAATATCTTAGAAACCATGGCTTCTAAATATGCTAATGAAGATGTAAACACAATAGATGGTGTAAAAATTGATTTCGCAGATGAATGGATTCATTTAAGAAAATCGAATACAGAGCCAATTATAAGAATTTATACAGAAGCAAAATCGCAACAAGCAGCAGACGATTTAGCAGTTCGTTTTATCAATGAAATTAAAGAAATTATAGCTTAG
- a CDS encoding lysophospholipid acyltransferase family protein: MQFLIFALTYPIIWILSRLPMRLLYIKSDVFYFLIYHVFGYRKTVVLENLKMAFPEKSEEELFKIRKKFFKHLMDLMMESVKAFSISEKEILKRYKYKNPELVNSFAKQGRDIALVGAHQANWEWSTSLAKVIDIDVYGAYTKLNNKYFEKYVRSSREKFGVRGYKTSEMVKGMQKRFSENKRGAYILLSDQSPQPHKTYYWREFFNIKVPVHTGAEMLSKKFNLVVINYVTKKMKRGYYETEFQLITENPKEFDNYKITDLYTELTEKNILDQPEFYLWSHKRFKHRDKVPKEFL, encoded by the coding sequence ATGCAATTTCTTATTTTTGCGCTTACCTACCCTATTATTTGGATACTCTCGAGATTGCCAATGAGATTATTATATATAAAATCTGATGTTTTTTATTTTTTAATTTATCATGTTTTTGGCTATAGAAAAACGGTTGTTTTAGAAAATTTAAAAATGGCTTTTCCAGAAAAATCGGAAGAAGAGCTTTTTAAAATTCGAAAAAAATTCTTTAAACATTTAATGGATTTAATGATGGAAAGTGTAAAAGCTTTTTCTATTTCCGAAAAAGAAATTTTAAAAAGATATAAATACAAAAACCCAGAGTTGGTAAACTCATTTGCAAAACAAGGTAGAGATATTGCTTTAGTTGGTGCACATCAAGCGAATTGGGAATGGTCTACAAGTTTAGCAAAAGTTATAGACATCGATGTTTATGGAGCTTACACAAAACTAAATAATAAATATTTTGAGAAATATGTTAGATCTTCTAGAGAGAAATTTGGTGTTAGAGGTTACAAAACATCTGAAATGGTAAAAGGGATGCAAAAAAGATTTTCTGAAAACAAAAGAGGTGCTTATATTTTATTGAGCGACCAATCTCCACAACCTCACAAAACCTATTATTGGAGAGAATTTTTCAATATTAAAGTTCCTGTGCATACTGGTGCAGAAATGCTTTCTAAAAAATTTAATTTAGTAGTAATAAACTATGTTACCAAAAAGATGAAAAGAGGTTATTACGAAACTGAATTTCAACTAATTACAGAAAACCCAAAAGAGTTTGATAATTATAAAATTACAGATTTATATACAGAACTTACAGAAAAAAATATTTTAGATCAGCCTGAATTTTATTTATGGTCACACAAAAGATTTAAGCATAGAGATAAAGTACCAAAAGAGTTTTTATAA
- a CDS encoding efflux RND transporter permease subunit — MLNKSIKFLIENKLVSVLLLLLFVGWGTVNAPFNWNIPFLPSNPVAVDAIPDIGENQQIVFTKWDGRSPQDIEDQITYPLTTSLLGIPGVKTIRSSSMFGFSSIYIIFEEDIEFYWSRSRILEKLNSLPSNLLPEGVNPALGPDATGLGQIFWYTLEGRDEKGNVTGGWDLQELRSIQDYYVKYGLSSASGVSEVASIGGYVQEYQVDVNPELMRQYKIGLNQVVKAVKSSNQDIGAQTLEINQAEYLVRGLGYIKSIEDIENAVVTSEDFTAIKIKDIGKVTLGPATRRGILDKEGAEVVGGVVVARYGANPMEVITNVKTQIEELKGGLPTKVLADGRISQLTIVPFYDRTELIHETLDTLNEALTLEILITILVIIVMVFNLRASILISGLLPVAVLMVFVTMKLFNVDANIVALSGIAIAIGTMVDVGVILAENMIRHLDDEKLQTSEDGTKFTTDEIVYNATAEVSGAILTAVLTTIISFVPVFTMIGAEGKLFRPLAFTKTMALSASLVIALFLIPPFAAYLFRKTTLKNSFKYVINIALIVAGIVIIFSGFWLGSILIAFGINGLLLVLGKLNKKNSNLINIIISCTAIIFLLAEYWRPLGFNRSIFINLIFVAIICFGILGIFSVFRRYYSQILKWALANKILFLIIPTAVLISGGFILNNTGKEFMPSLNEGSFLLMPTSLPHSGVEENKRVLQQLDMAVATIPEIETVVGKAGRTESALDPAPLSMYENIIQYKSEYMRNSEGKRQRYKVNNEGVFELKNGGFVANPNNTEDVTLSAVERSQLIEDENGEFYRNWRPEINSPDDIWNEIVKVTKLPGVTSAPKLQPIETRLVMLQTGMRAPMGIKVKGQDLKQIEAFSLQLESLLKQAEGVKVEAVFADRIVGKPYLLIDIDREKIARYGISIEDVQSVLKVAVGGMQLTQTVEGRERYGIRVRYPRELRNNPESIKDIYIPVSTGNPVPLGELATIRYEQGPQVIKSEDTFLVGYVLFDKLDGFAEVDVVENAQKLFQNKIDAGELMVPKGISYKFTGTYENQLRAEKTLSVVVPLALAIIFLILYFQFKSVSTSLMVFTGITVAFAGGFIMIWLYGQDWFFNFSFFGENMRDLFNMKTINLSVAVWVGFIALFGIATDDGVVMATYLTQTFNREKPADKKSIRFYALQAGEKRIRPCLMTTVTTILALLPVLTSTGKGSDIMIPMAIPIFGGMVIDITSYFIVPVLYSWREELKLKRIQNKKESQEPRQIVN; from the coding sequence ATGCTAAATAAAAGCATCAAATTTCTAATAGAAAATAAACTCGTCTCAGTTTTATTACTCTTACTTTTTGTGGGTTGGGGAACTGTAAATGCTCCTTTTAATTGGAATATTCCATTTTTACCAAGCAATCCTGTTGCTGTAGATGCCATTCCAGATATTGGCGAAAATCAGCAAATTGTATTTACAAAATGGGATGGTCGCTCACCACAAGATATCGAAGACCAAATTACCTATCCTTTAACAACTTCGTTATTGGGAATTCCTGGAGTTAAAACAATCAGAAGTTCATCTATGTTTGGTTTTTCTAGTATTTACATCATTTTTGAAGAAGATATTGAGTTTTATTGGAGCAGAAGTCGAATTTTAGAAAAACTAAATTCACTACCAAGCAATTTATTACCAGAAGGTGTAAACCCTGCTTTAGGGCCAGATGCAACAGGTTTGGGGCAAATTTTTTGGTACACGCTTGAAGGTCGTGATGAAAAGGGAAATGTTACTGGTGGTTGGGATTTACAAGAATTACGAAGTATTCAAGATTACTATGTAAAATACGGATTATCATCAGCAAGTGGCGTTTCTGAAGTTGCTTCAATTGGTGGCTATGTTCAAGAATATCAAGTAGATGTGAATCCAGAATTAATGCGACAATACAAAATTGGTTTAAATCAAGTTGTAAAAGCGGTTAAAAGTAGCAATCAAGATATTGGAGCACAGACTTTAGAAATCAACCAAGCTGAATATTTAGTAAGAGGTTTAGGTTATATAAAATCTATTGAAGATATTGAAAACGCTGTGGTTACTTCCGAAGATTTTACAGCCATCAAAATAAAAGACATTGGTAAAGTTACTTTAGGTCCTGCAACAAGAAGGGGGATTTTAGATAAAGAAGGTGCAGAAGTTGTTGGTGGAGTTGTAGTTGCAAGGTATGGCGCAAATCCTATGGAAGTAATTACGAATGTAAAAACTCAAATTGAAGAATTAAAAGGAGGTTTACCAACGAAAGTTTTAGCAGATGGAAGAATATCTCAATTAACAATTGTTCCTTTTTATGATAGAACAGAACTCATTCACGAAACATTAGACACCTTAAATGAAGCGTTAACATTAGAAATTCTGATTACCATTTTAGTAATTATTGTAATGGTTTTTAATCTTCGAGCTTCCATTTTAATCTCTGGTTTATTACCAGTTGCAGTTTTAATGGTTTTTGTTACAATGAAACTATTTAATGTAGATGCAAATATTGTAGCACTTTCAGGAATTGCAATTGCGATTGGAACCATGGTTGATGTTGGCGTAATTCTCGCCGAAAATATGATTCGTCATTTAGATGATGAAAAACTACAAACTAGTGAAGATGGAACAAAATTCACCACAGATGAGATAGTTTACAATGCAACAGCAGAAGTTTCAGGTGCAATTTTAACAGCAGTTTTAACGACGATTATCAGTTTTGTGCCAGTTTTTACAATGATTGGTGCAGAAGGAAAACTATTTAGACCTTTGGCTTTTACCAAAACAATGGCATTATCTGCATCTTTGGTAATTGCTTTGTTTTTAATTCCGCCTTTTGCGGCCTATTTATTCAGAAAAACAACTTTAAAGAATTCATTTAAATACGTTATAAATATCGCTTTAATAGTTGCTGGAATTGTAATTATATTTAGCGGATTTTGGTTAGGAAGTATTTTAATTGCTTTTGGAATTAATGGATTATTACTTGTTTTAGGAAAGTTGAATAAGAAAAACAGCAATCTTATAAATATCATTATTTCTTGTACTGCTATTATCTTTTTATTGGCTGAATATTGGCGACCATTAGGTTTTAACAGAAGTATTTTTATCAATTTGATTTTTGTGGCTATTATTTGCTTTGGAATTTTAGGAATATTTTCAGTTTTTAGAAGGTATTATTCCCAAATTTTAAAATGGGCTTTAGCGAATAAAATCTTGTTTTTAATAATTCCTACAGCTGTTCTTATTTCTGGAGGTTTTATTTTAAACAATACAGGTAAAGAATTTATGCCATCTTTAAATGAAGGTTCTTTCTTATTAATGCCAACTTCATTACCACATTCTGGTGTGGAAGAAAATAAACGTGTTTTACAACAATTGGACATGGCAGTTGCAACCATTCCAGAAATTGAAACTGTGGTTGGAAAAGCAGGTAGAACAGAATCTGCTTTAGATCCTGCACCTTTATCTATGTACGAAAATATTATTCAGTATAAATCTGAATATATGCGTAATTCAGAAGGAAAAAGACAGCGTTATAAAGTAAATAATGAAGGTGTTTTTGAATTGAAAAACGGTGGTTTTGTAGCAAATCCGAATAATACTGAAGATGTCACCTTGAGCGCAGTCGAAAGATCTCAATTAATTGAAGATGAAAATGGCGAATTCTATAGAAATTGGCGACCAGAAATTAATTCTCCAGATGATATTTGGAATGAAATTGTAAAAGTTACCAAATTACCAGGCGTTACTTCTGCTCCAAAATTACAACCGATTGAAACAAGATTGGTCATGTTACAAACAGGAATGCGTGCACCAATGGGAATAAAAGTAAAAGGGCAAGATTTAAAACAAATTGAAGCTTTTAGTTTACAATTAGAAAGTCTTTTAAAACAAGCAGAAGGTGTTAAAGTTGAAGCTGTTTTTGCTGATAGAATCGTTGGGAAACCTTATTTATTAATAGATATTGATAGAGAAAAAATAGCTCGTTATGGAATTTCTATTGAAGATGTACAAAGTGTTTTAAAAGTTGCAGTTGGTGGAATGCAATTAACACAAACTGTGGAAGGAAGAGAACGTTATGGAATTCGAGTGCGTTACCCAAGAGAATTGCGTAACAATCCTGAATCGATAAAAGACATTTATATTCCTGTTTCAACAGGGAATCCTGTTCCTTTGGGTGAATTAGCAACCATTAGATATGAACAAGGTCCACAAGTAATTAAAAGTGAAGATACTTTTTTAGTTGGCTATGTTTTGTTTGATAAATTAGATGGTTTTGCAGAAGTTGATGTTGTAGAAAATGCGCAAAAATTATTTCAAAATAAAATAGATGCTGGTGAATTAATGGTTCCAAAAGGGATCAGTTATAAATTTACAGGAACGTATGAAAATCAATTACGAGCAGAAAAAACATTGTCTGTGGTTGTGCCATTAGCATTGGCAATTATTTTCTTGATTTTATATTTTCAATTTAAATCGGTTTCTACTTCGTTGATGGTTTTTACAGGAATTACAGTGGCTTTTGCTGGTGGATTTATTATGATTTGGTTGTATGGACAAGATTGGTTTTTCAATTTTAGCTTTTTTGGAGAAAACATGAGGGATTTATTCAACATGAAAACCATTAATTTAAGTGTGGCAGTTTGGGTTGGTTTTATTGCATTATTTGGTATTGCAACTGATGATGGTGTTGTAATGGCAACGTATTTAACACAAACTTTTAACCGAGAAAAACCTGCTGACAAAAAAAGTATTAGGTTTTACGCTCTACAAGCTGGAGAAAAACGAATTCGTCCTTGTTTAATGACAACTGTTACTACCATTTTGGCGCTTTTACCAGTTTTAACTTCCACAGGAAAAGGAAGCGATATTATGATTCCAATGGCAATTCCAATTTTTGGAGGAATGGTTATTGACATTACTTCCTACTTTATTGTGCCAGTTTTATATAGTTGGAGAGAAGAGTTGAAATTGAAAAGAATACAGAATAAAAAAGAGAGTCAAGAACCAAGACAAATTGTTAATTAA
- a CDS encoding rhomboid family intramembrane serine protease: protein MIENINSAVLFIIIANVLVSMKGFSDYSFLDKYKFQVSKIISGEKIRMFTSGFLHVDWMHLGFNMYALYLFGRIVSGMLGTPYFLIIYFGSLLAGSLYSLMYHKKEPYYSAVGASGAVSGIIYSSILLYPDMSLYLFFIPLPIPGYIFGIGYLLYSIYGMKKQLGNVGHAAHLGGAMGGFATTLILYPSLISTNKLMVILLAVPIVFLLIFGDKLKSL, encoded by the coding sequence ATGATAGAAAATATAAATAGCGCTGTTTTATTTATTATTATAGCCAATGTTTTGGTTTCGATGAAAGGATTTAGTGATTATTCTTTTTTAGACAAGTATAAATTTCAAGTTAGTAAAATTATATCTGGAGAAAAAATAAGAATGTTTACATCTGGTTTTCTGCATGTAGACTGGATGCATTTAGGGTTTAACATGTATGCATTGTATTTATTTGGAAGAATTGTTTCTGGAATGTTAGGAACTCCTTATTTTTTAATTATTTACTTCGGAAGTTTACTTGCAGGAAGTTTGTACTCTTTAATGTATCATAAAAAAGAGCCTTATTATAGTGCAGTTGGTGCATCTGGAGCAGTATCAGGAATTATATATTCGTCTATATTATTATATCCGGATATGAGTTTATATTTATTTTTTATTCCTCTTCCAATTCCAGGATACATTTTTGGGATCGGATATTTATTATATTCCATTTATGGAATGAAAAAGCAATTAGGAAATGTTGGTCATGCAGCACATTTAGGTGGAGCAATGGGTGGTTTTGCAACTACTTTGATACTCTACCCTTCATTAATTTCAACAAATAAATTAATGGTTATTTTATTAGCAGTGCCTATTGTGTTTCTATTGATTTTTGGAGATAAATTAAAATCATTGTAA
- a CDS encoding MBL fold metallo-hydrolase: MKISTFILLLFTVTFSINSQNKEVKITTEKLTDNIYILKGQGGNIGLFVGEDAVFMIDDQFAPLTPKILNAIKKITTKPVKYLVNSHWHGDHTGGNENMQKEGAIIVAHDNVRKRMNTDSEVRGRVKKASPKEALPVITFSKDLMLHINNDDILVSHVHNAHTDGDAIIYFTANNVVHMGDTYFQGKFPYIDLNSGGNVNGVIAAAEKVILLADNNTKIIPGHGNLSNREELISYKNMLVDLREKIQLEIDNGKTLEEVKANNEITKNYNSFSGWINEEKIRVAIYSSLVKK, encoded by the coding sequence ATGAAAATATCAACTTTTATATTGCTGCTCTTTACAGTTACATTTTCTATAAACTCTCAGAATAAGGAAGTAAAAATAACTACAGAGAAACTTACAGATAATATTTATATACTAAAAGGACAAGGAGGGAACATTGGTCTTTTTGTGGGAGAAGATGCTGTTTTTATGATCGATGACCAATTTGCGCCTTTAACCCCTAAAATATTGAATGCTATCAAGAAAATTACAACAAAACCAGTAAAATATTTAGTCAATTCTCATTGGCATGGAGATCATACAGGAGGAAACGAAAACATGCAAAAGGAAGGAGCAATTATTGTTGCACACGATAATGTAAGAAAAAGAATGAATACAGATTCTGAAGTGAGAGGAAGAGTAAAAAAAGCATCACCAAAAGAGGCATTGCCTGTAATTACGTTTTCAAAAGATTTAATGTTGCACATAAATAATGATGATATTTTAGTTTCTCACGTACATAATGCACATACAGATGGAGATGCAATTATCTATTTTACTGCAAATAACGTAGTTCATATGGGAGATACTTATTTTCAAGGAAAGTTTCCTTATATCGATTTAAACTCAGGTGGAAATGTAAATGGAGTAATTGCAGCTGCAGAGAAAGTAATTTTGTTGGCAGATAATAATACCAAAATAATTCCTGGTCATGGAAATCTTTCCAATAGAGAAGAGTTAATTTCTTATAAAAATATGTTGGTAGATTTAAGAGAGAAAATTCAATTGGAAATTGATAATGGAAAAACATTAGAAGAAGTAAAGGCAAATAACGAAATCACTAAAAATTACAATTCTTTTAGTGGTTGGATAAACGAAGAAAAAATTAGAGTTGCCATTTATTCGAGTCTGGTAAAAAAGTAA